A part of Flavobacteriaceae bacterium GSB9 genomic DNA contains:
- the cobA gene encoding uroporphyrinogen-III C-methyltransferase, with product MILKTPKLTIVGAGPGDEDLITLKAIKAIESANVILYDALINEALLKYASEDAELIFVGKRKGCYAFQQEQINELIVSKAKEKGHVVRLKGGDPFIFGRGAEEIDYVRAFGLETFVVPGISSSVAVPAYQGIPLTKRGASESFWVITGTTKKHQISDDVALAAKSTATVVVLMGMGKLGEIVRIFSAENKQDAPIAIIQNGTRDNEKVGIGTISTIQNIVAEKQLSSPAIIVIGEVVKERAVLSSICTEVIKK from the coding sequence ATGATTTTAAAAACCCCAAAATTAACGATTGTAGGTGCTGGTCCTGGCGACGAAGATTTAATAACCCTTAAAGCTATTAAGGCTATTGAATCGGCAAACGTCATCCTGTATGATGCCCTTATTAACGAAGCGCTGCTGAAATATGCCTCGGAAGATGCTGAGCTTATTTTCGTGGGCAAACGCAAGGGGTGTTATGCATTTCAACAAGAACAAATCAATGAATTGATTGTTTCGAAAGCCAAAGAAAAAGGACATGTTGTACGATTAAAAGGCGGCGACCCATTTATTTTTGGCCGTGGAGCGGAAGAAATCGATTATGTTCGTGCGTTTGGTTTAGAAACCTTTGTAGTGCCCGGCATATCGTCATCGGTGGCCGTACCTGCTTACCAAGGTATTCCCTTAACAAAACGTGGAGCTTCCGAAAGTTTTTGGGTCATTACGGGTACCACAAAAAAACACCAAATTTCGGATGATGTGGCTTTAGCAGCCAAGTCTACCGCTACGGTTGTTGTTTTAATGGGTATGGGCAAGCTTGGTGAAATAGTTCGCATTTTTTCAGCAGAAAACAAACAAGATGCGCCCATAGCTATTATCCAAAACGGGACAAGAGACAACGAAAAAGTGGGCATTGGTACCATAAGTACCATTCAAAATATTGTTGCTGAAAAACAGTTGTCGTCACCGGCCATTATTGTTATTGGTGAAGTAGTTAAAGAGCGAGCGGTTTTAAGTTCTATCTGTACAGAAGTAATAAAAAAATAG
- a CDS encoding aminotransferase class I/II-fold pyridoxal phosphate-dependent enzyme has product MKVNKKNFETEAIRTQSETTQFSEHSVPLYLTSGFVFEDAEEMRASFAEEKQRDLYSRYSNPNVNEFIDKVCAMEGAEAGFAFASGMAAVFSTFATLLDAGDHVVSCSSVFGATHGLFTKYFPKWDIECSYFSVAEVDTVEDLIQPNTKFIYAETPTNPGVDVLDLEFLSAICKKHNILLVIDNCFATPYLQNPIKHGADLVIHSATKLMDGQGRVLGGVTVGKKELIREIYLFSRLTGPAMSAFNAWVLSKSLETLAVRVEKHCENALKIATYLEAHPKVKWVKYPFLKSHPKHEVAKKQMRLGGNIVAFEVEGGLEGGKTFLDSLKMCSLSANLGDTRTIVTHPASTTHAKVEPVVKAAAGITDGMARVSVGLEHVDDIIADLEQALN; this is encoded by the coding sequence ATGAAAGTGAACAAAAAGAATTTTGAAACAGAAGCTATACGCACCCAATCTGAAACTACACAGTTTTCAGAACATTCCGTACCGTTATATTTAACATCGGGGTTTGTTTTTGAAGATGCCGAAGAGATGAGAGCCTCTTTTGCAGAAGAAAAACAGCGCGATTTATATAGCCGCTATAGTAACCCCAATGTTAACGAATTCATAGATAAAGTGTGCGCCATGGAAGGTGCTGAAGCTGGTTTTGCTTTCGCAAGCGGCATGGCAGCCGTGTTTTCAACATTTGCAACCTTATTGGATGCCGGAGACCATGTGGTGTCGTGCAGTTCGGTTTTTGGAGCAACCCATGGTTTGTTTACCAAGTATTTTCCAAAGTGGGATATTGAGTGCTCCTATTTTAGTGTGGCCGAAGTAGATACTGTTGAAGATTTAATTCAGCCCAATACCAAGTTCATATATGCCGAAACTCCAACAAACCCTGGAGTTGATGTGTTAGATTTAGAATTTTTAAGTGCTATTTGTAAAAAACACAATATATTGTTGGTGATAGACAATTGTTTTGCGACTCCATATTTGCAAAACCCTATTAAACACGGTGCCGATTTGGTAATTCACTCGGCCACAAAATTAATGGACGGACAAGGGCGTGTTCTTGGAGGCGTTACCGTGGGCAAAAAAGAGTTAATACGTGAAATATATCTGTTCTCTAGGCTCACAGGGCCTGCTATGAGTGCTTTTAATGCTTGGGTGTTATCGAAATCTTTAGAAACTCTCGCCGTAAGAGTTGAAAAACATTGTGAGAATGCTTTGAAAATTGCCACCTATTTGGAAGCGCATCCTAAGGTAAAGTGGGTTAAATACCCATTTTTAAAATCCCACCCTAAGCACGAAGTGGCCAAAAAGCAGATGCGTTTGGGTGGTAATATTGTAGCTTTTGAGGTAGAAGGTGGTTTAGAAGGCGGAAAAACGTTTTTAGATAGCTTAAAAATGTGTTCGCTATCGGCAAATTTGGGCGATACCCGAACTATTGTGACCCATCCGGCCAGTACCACACATGCTAAAGTGGAACCCGTAGTAAAGGCCGCAGCTGGTATTACCGATGGTATGGCTCGTGTTTCAGTAGGACTAGAACATGTAGATGATATTATTGCCGATTTGGAGCAAGCACTAAATTAA
- a CDS encoding phosphoadenosine phosphosulfate reductase family protein, with protein MFTEIQIKELNEAYKDASPAEIIKKAFELNDEAVVTTNFRPYEAAILHAVSSVEAKIPVVWCDTGYNTPQTYKHAEQVIKDLDLNIFLYVPKQTAAHRDVVMGIPSIDAPEHALFTEQVKLEPFKRAMEEHKPKIWFTNLRQGQTAFRNSIGIFSLSKDGVLKVSPFYYWSDEKLDGYLKDNKLPNEFKYFDPTKALENRECGLHA; from the coding sequence ATGTTTACAGAAATTCAAATAAAAGAATTAAATGAAGCGTATAAAGACGCTTCGCCGGCCGAAATCATAAAAAAGGCTTTTGAGCTTAATGATGAAGCGGTTGTTACGACTAACTTTAGACCCTACGAAGCGGCAATATTACATGCCGTAAGTTCGGTTGAAGCTAAAATACCGGTAGTTTGGTGCGATACGGGTTACAATACCCCACAAACGTACAAGCATGCTGAGCAAGTGATTAAGGATTTGGATTTAAACATTTTTTTGTATGTGCCAAAACAAACTGCTGCTCACCGCGACGTGGTAATGGGTATTCCATCAATAGATGCACCCGAACACGCTTTGTTTACAGAGCAGGTAAAGTTAGAGCCATTTAAAAGAGCCATGGAAGAGCACAAACCAAAAATATGGTTTACAAATTTGCGCCAAGGGCAAACGGCTTTTAGAAACAGTATCGGTATTTTTAGTTTAAGTAAAGATGGCGTTTTAAAAGTGAGTCCGTTTTATTATTGGTCTGACGAAAAATTAGATGGTTATTTAAAAGACAACAAATTGCCAAACGAATTTAAATATTTTGATCCAACTAAAGCATTAGAAAATAGAGAGTGTGGTTTGCACGCTTAA
- a CDS encoding HEPN domain-containing protein, producing MQSFRTEIENPVVEKDIIELANKIELFNNGKIDEEKFRSLRLARGVYGQRQEGVQMIRIKLPYGKVKSNQLRRISDVSDEYSRGRLHITTRQDIQIHYVDLNRTPELWAELERDDVTLREACGNTVRNVTASETAGIDVNEPFDVSPYADALFKFFLRNPICQEMGRKFKVSFSSSDEDTGLSYMHDLGFIAKVKDGVRGFKVMIGGGLGSQPREADVLFDFVETDKIIPIMEGVLRIFDRHGERKSRAKARMKFLIKDIGLEAFKELVEAEQDAIAQKSVEIDADAYVASKPVEVKEIPQVNLKDEQAFETWKSTNLIPQKQEGYVAIGIKVLLGDFYTDKARLLADLVEKYAAGEIRLSLRQNIVIPFVKEELVPFFYTELEKLGFVEAGYNKAVDITACPGTDTCNLGIASSTGIADELERVIKAEYPQYLNNEDLVIKISGCMNACGQHNMANIGFQGMSVRTPDKLVAPALQVLLGGGNLGDGNGVFADKVVKVPSKRGPEALRRILNDFEANAGEKKFVEYYKETGDRYFYDLLNDLQDVSNLTPDDFIDWGNEEEYVKEIGIGECAGVVIDLIATLFLESEEKIENAKEALGNKVYSYAIYHAYSSLVNSAKALLLAENKKTNTQAGIIKDFDTLFVEGGKIELGGSFSELIYQINKNAPTQEFAEKYIEDANKFLEKVKAFREAETLEKKAV from the coding sequence ATGCAAAGTTTTAGAACAGAAATAGAAAATCCAGTTGTTGAAAAAGATATTATTGAATTAGCTAATAAAATCGAATTGTTCAACAATGGAAAAATTGACGAAGAAAAATTTAGAAGTCTGCGTTTAGCCCGTGGGGTTTACGGTCAGCGTCAAGAGGGCGTGCAAATGATTCGTATAAAACTACCTTACGGAAAAGTTAAGAGTAACCAGTTACGAAGAATTTCGGATGTTTCTGATGAGTATTCTCGTGGCCGTTTACATATTACTACACGTCAAGATATTCAAATTCACTATGTTGATTTGAACAGAACACCTGAACTATGGGCAGAATTAGAGCGCGACGATGTTACTTTAAGAGAAGCCTGTGGTAATACGGTAAGAAATGTTACAGCAAGCGAAACAGCTGGTATCGACGTAAACGAACCGTTTGATGTATCGCCGTATGCTGATGCTCTTTTCAAGTTTTTCTTAAGAAACCCTATTTGTCAAGAAATGGGACGTAAGTTCAAAGTGTCATTTTCATCTTCAGATGAAGATACTGGACTTTCATATATGCATGATTTAGGCTTTATTGCAAAAGTTAAAGATGGAGTTCGCGGTTTTAAAGTGATGATTGGTGGCGGATTAGGTTCACAACCCCGTGAGGCTGATGTACTTTTTGATTTTGTTGAAACTGACAAGATTATTCCAATCATGGAAGGCGTTTTAAGAATTTTTGATCGTCATGGTGAGCGTAAAAGCCGCGCTAAAGCCCGTATGAAGTTCTTAATCAAAGATATCGGCCTTGAGGCTTTTAAAGAATTAGTTGAAGCAGAGCAGGATGCGATTGCACAAAAATCGGTTGAAATTGATGCTGATGCTTACGTGGCTTCAAAACCTGTTGAGGTTAAAGAAATCCCTCAGGTTAATTTAAAAGACGAACAAGCGTTTGAAACATGGAAGTCAACCAACTTAATTCCTCAAAAACAAGAGGGGTATGTAGCCATCGGAATTAAAGTGCTTTTAGGTGATTTTTATACCGATAAAGCGAGATTGTTGGCCGATTTAGTTGAAAAATATGCGGCAGGTGAAATCCGCTTGTCTTTGCGCCAAAACATCGTAATTCCTTTTGTGAAAGAAGAATTGGTGCCGTTTTTCTACACCGAGTTGGAAAAATTAGGTTTCGTTGAGGCGGGATACAATAAAGCGGTAGATATTACAGCTTGCCCGGGAACTGATACTTGTAACTTAGGTATTGCCAGTAGTACAGGTATTGCCGATGAGTTAGAGCGCGTTATAAAAGCTGAATATCCGCAATATTTAAACAATGAAGATTTAGTTATAAAAATTAGTGGTTGTATGAATGCCTGCGGACAACACAACATGGCTAATATTGGTTTCCAAGGGATGTCTGTTCGTACGCCAGATAAATTGGTTGCACCTGCCTTACAAGTGCTTTTAGGTGGTGGAAATTTAGGAGATGGCAATGGCGTTTTTGCTGATAAAGTCGTGAAGGTGCCAAGTAAAAGAGGCCCAGAAGCCTTGCGAAGAATCTTGAATGATTTTGAAGCTAATGCCGGAGAAAAGAAATTCGTGGAGTATTATAAAGAAACGGGTGACCGTTATTTCTACGATTTGTTGAACGACCTTCAGGATGTAAGTAACTTAACCCCGGATGATTTTATAGACTGGGGTAACGAAGAAGAATATGTAAAAGAAATTGGTATTGGTGAGTGTGCCGGTGTGGTTATCGATCTAATTGCTACTTTGTTTTTAGAAAGTGAAGAAAAAATTGAAAATGCCAAAGAAGCCTTGGGTAACAAAGTATATTCGTATGCTATTTACCACGCTTACAGTTCTTTGGTTAATTCTGCAAAAGCATTATTATTGGCCGAAAATAAAAAGACCAATACACAAGCAGGTATCATAAAAGACTTTGATACGCTGTTTGTTGAAGGTGGTAAAATCGAGCTTGGTGGTTCATTTTCAGAATTGATTTACCAAATCAATAAAAATGCGCCAACACAAGAGTTTGCTGAGAAATATATTGAAGACGCCAACAAATTTTTAGAAAAAGTAAAAGCTTTTAGGGAAGCAGAAACTTTAGAGAAAAAAGCGGTTTAA
- a CDS encoding GTP-binding protein, with protein MEVLKIATAGSVDDGKSTLIGRILYDTKSLTTDKLEAIEKTSKQRGYDYLDFSLATDGLVAEREQGITIDVAHIYFSTAKKSYIIADTPGHVEYTRNMVTGASTSQASIILIDARKGVIEQTNRHFFINNLLRIKDVVVAINKMDLVDYSEEVYNKIKADFEELMSKRDYQDQKITFIPVSALKGDNVVHKSEKMPWYKGEALLEHLEQLDKADIFNVGTPRFPVQYVIRPKTEDFHDFRGYAGKVYGGNLSVGDDIIVLPSKTRSKIKDIYFYDEKYETASRRSSVTITLENDINVSRGDMIVKEGDLPTIDKQFTANVCWMDSDHLTTGGKYIVQHGVNKVLAKVDRINHKINPDYSGFEKGVTSLGVNDIASVTFKLNKPIFYDQFKNHRTNGSFILIDPQTNHTVGAGFIQ; from the coding sequence ATGGAAGTATTAAAAATTGCAACAGCAGGAAGTGTAGATGACGGGAAAAGTACGTTGATTGGGCGTATTCTTTACGATACAAAATCATTGACCACCGATAAATTGGAAGCTATTGAAAAAACCAGCAAACAACGTGGATACGATTACTTAGATTTTTCACTGGCCACAGATGGGTTGGTTGCCGAAAGAGAACAAGGTATTACAATTGATGTAGCGCATATCTATTTTTCAACAGCAAAGAAAAGTTATATTATAGCCGATACTCCCGGTCACGTAGAATATACTCGAAACATGGTAACCGGAGCTTCAACATCGCAAGCATCAATCATTTTAATCGATGCCCGTAAAGGGGTGATTGAGCAAACCAACCGCCACTTTTTTATCAATAATTTATTGAGAATTAAAGATGTGGTTGTTGCCATAAATAAAATGGATTTGGTAGATTATTCCGAAGAGGTTTACAATAAAATTAAAGCCGATTTTGAAGAATTGATGAGCAAACGCGATTACCAAGACCAAAAAATAACATTTATTCCAGTTAGTGCCTTAAAAGGGGATAACGTGGTGCATAAATCAGAAAAAATGCCTTGGTACAAAGGCGAAGCCCTTTTAGAGCATTTAGAGCAATTGGATAAAGCCGATATTTTTAACGTTGGTACCCCACGTTTTCCGGTTCAGTATGTTATTCGTCCCAAAACCGAAGATTTCCACGATTTTAGAGGTTATGCAGGAAAAGTATATGGTGGAAATTTAAGTGTGGGCGACGATATTATTGTATTGCCTTCAAAAACACGTTCAAAAATAAAAGATATTTATTTCTACGATGAGAAATACGAAACAGCGTCGCGTCGTTCGTCGGTAACCATCACTTTAGAAAACGATATAAATGTGAGCCGTGGCGATATGATTGTTAAAGAAGGCGATTTGCCAACGATCGATAAGCAATTTACAGCCAATGTATGCTGGATGGATTCCGACCACTTAACGACTGGCGGAAAGTATATTGTTCAGCACGGTGTAAATAAAGTGTTAGCAAAAGTTGACAGAATCAACCATAAAATCAATCCAGATTATTCTGGTTTTGAAAAAGGGGTGACTAGTTTAGGTGTTAACGATATCGCTTCGGTAACATTTAAGTTAAACAAACCTATTTTTTACGACCAATTTAAAAACCACAGAACCAATGGATCGTTTATTTTAATAGATCCACAAACCAACCATACTGTTGGGGCAGGATTCATTCAATAA
- a CDS encoding DUF2061 domain-containing protein, with translation MIGQMLIKDKEKSTYKADASSEKPIRSVVKSLSWRTVGTLDTILISWVITGKLDLAFSIGGVELITKMVLYFFHERIWNSIKWGK, from the coding sequence ATGATTGGACAAATGTTAATAAAAGATAAAGAAAAGTCAACTTATAAAGCAGATGCTTCAAGCGAAAAACCAATAAGAAGTGTTGTTAAATCGCTAAGCTGGAGAACTGTTGGTACTTTAGATACCATTTTAATATCTTGGGTTATTACAGGAAAGTTAGATTTGGCATTCTCAATTGGAGGGGTTGAATTAATAACAAAAATGGTATTGTACTTTTTCCATGAGCGTATTTGGAATTCGATTAAATGGGGGAAATAA
- the cysD gene encoding sulfate adenylyltransferase subunit CysD, whose product MKKDTSHINSLENEAIYIMREVAAQFEKPVLLFSGGKDSITLVRLAVKAFYPAKVPFPLMHIDTGHNFPETIEFRDRLVKELGLELIVRNVQDSIDQGKVKEESGRYASRNQLQTTTLLDAIEEFKFDACIGGARRDEEKARAKERIFSVRDDFGQWDEKNQRPELFDMLNGDIEHGQNVRVFPISNWTELDVWSYIEKENIEIPSIYFAHKRKVFLRDGMIWSADDEVVYRDEHEEVIEEMVRFRTVGDMSCTAAVLSEASTISKVVEEIRDSTISERGARIDDKRSEAAMEKRKQQGYF is encoded by the coding sequence ATGAAGAAAGATACATCACATATCAACTCGCTAGAAAACGAAGCGATTTACATTATGAGAGAAGTGGCAGCACAGTTTGAAAAACCTGTACTGTTATTTTCAGGAGGAAAAGATTCAATCACTTTGGTAAGATTGGCGGTTAAGGCCTTCTACCCTGCAAAAGTGCCGTTTCCTTTAATGCACATCGATACGGGGCACAACTTCCCTGAAACCATTGAGTTTAGAGATCGTTTGGTTAAAGAATTGGGCTTGGAACTTATTGTAAGAAATGTTCAAGACTCTATTGATCAAGGAAAGGTTAAAGAAGAATCTGGTCGTTATGCGAGTAGAAACCAATTGCAAACTACGACGCTTTTAGATGCTATTGAAGAGTTTAAGTTCGATGCTTGTATTGGTGGTGCACGTCGTGATGAGGAAAAAGCAAGGGCGAAAGAACGTATTTTCTCGGTACGTGACGATTTTGGTCAGTGGGATGAAAAGAACCAACGTCCAGAGTTATTTGATATGCTGAATGGAGATATTGAGCACGGACAAAATGTACGTGTATTTCCAATTTCCAACTGGACAGAATTGGATGTTTGGTCGTATATCGAGAAAGAAAACATCGAAATTCCATCCATTTATTTTGCGCATAAACGCAAGGTGTTTTTAAGAGATGGTATGATATGGTCGGCTGATGACGAAGTCGTTTACAGAGACGAACACGAAGAAGTGATTGAAGAAATGGTGCGTTTCCGTACCGTTGGTGATATGAGCTGTACCGCAGCCGTATTGTCTGAAGCTTCAACCATCTCAAAAGTTGTTGAAGAGATTAGAGACTCAACAATTTCTGAGCGTGGAGCGCGAATTGACGATAAGCGTTCCGAAGCCGCCATGGAGAAACGTAAACAACAAGGGTACTTTTAA
- a CDS encoding bifunctional precorrin-2 dehydrogenase/sirohydrochlorin ferrochelatase, whose protein sequence is MERNNLYPIFLKAKSLNVLIVGGGFVAEEKLTFLLKSSPDACVTMVSPMFREGTVELAKKGNVTLIESKYKKKYLKGKHIVVATTDKPKVNVKVHKHCRKKSILVNVADNPPYCDFYMGGIVTKGNVKIAISTNGKSPTTAKRLRQFFEDVIPENVDDLVKNLNEYRKTIKGDFEEKVETLNEFTKGLIEKKE, encoded by the coding sequence GTGGAAAGAAATAATTTATATCCTATTTTTTTAAAAGCGAAAAGCTTAAACGTTCTTATTGTTGGTGGTGGTTTTGTGGCCGAAGAAAAGTTAACTTTTCTTTTAAAATCGAGCCCTGATGCTTGTGTAACAATGGTATCGCCAATGTTTCGCGAAGGCACTGTGGAATTAGCCAAAAAGGGTAACGTAACCTTGATTGAAAGCAAATACAAAAAAAAGTATTTAAAAGGTAAACACATTGTGGTGGCCACAACTGATAAGCCAAAAGTTAATGTTAAAGTGCACAAGCATTGCCGCAAAAAAAGCATTTTGGTAAATGTGGCCGATAACCCGCCATATTGCGATTTTTACATGGGCGGAATCGTAACCAAAGGAAACGTAAAAATAGCAATTTCAACCAATGGAAAATCGCCTACAACAGCAAAACGTTTGCGCCAGTTTTTTGAGGATGTTATACCAGAAAATGTAGATGATTTGGTAAAGAACTTAAACGAATATAGAAAAACGATAAAAGGAGATTTCGAAGAAAAAGTGGAAACACTTAACGAATTCACTAAAGGATTAATTGAAAAAAAAGAGTAA
- a CDS encoding Rrf2 family transcriptional regulator, whose protein sequence is MLSKKTKYGLKALTYIARRVEDKPVQVSEIAKSESIPQKFLESILLTLRKSGVLGSKKGKHGGYYLRKEPSEILMTEIMRVLEGPIAMVPCVSLNYYEKCDDCPDENECSVHRLMIQVRDSTLNVFRNTTLADLSKKNG, encoded by the coding sequence ATGCTATCTAAAAAAACCAAATACGGCCTCAAGGCACTTACTTATATTGCCAGGCGAGTAGAAGATAAACCTGTACAGGTTAGTGAAATTGCTAAAAGTGAGAGTATACCTCAAAAATTTTTAGAAAGTATTTTACTCACGTTAAGGAAATCGGGAGTGTTAGGCTCTAAAAAAGGAAAACACGGTGGCTATTATCTGCGTAAAGAGCCATCAGAGATTTTAATGACTGAAATCATGCGCGTACTTGAAGGTCCCATTGCCATGGTACCTTGCGTAAGTCTGAATTACTATGAAAAATGCGATGACTGTCCGGATGAGAATGAATGCAGTGTTCATAGATTAATGATACAAGTGCGGGATAGCACACTTAACGTGTTCAGAAATACAACGTTAGCGGATTTGTCAAAGAAAAATGGCTGA